The proteins below are encoded in one region of Bacteroides uniformis:
- a CDS encoding RDD family protein, whose amino-acid sequence MEKISFMRRLSSSLIDKVLILVLFIISALCISPYGMASHLGSYYALLDAVPSSYPAQDTYKAMHSVYDNTIYESTEKWVQCYKEISQKPELIAPHKGETLSWDLQITGLFIIVNFIYYLLWEWIFRASLGKFLCGLTVASDNNQPTTEKEIIKRCFLLLLLMIAAVGLRFTFDINYYMTILLFFLIVDTSVIIKGKSLIDIMTNTYITKRKIYKNENLK is encoded by the coding sequence ATGGAAAAAATTAGTTTTATGCGAAGATTATCAAGTTCTTTAATAGACAAAGTCTTAATCCTGGTATTATTTATTATTAGTGCTTTATGTATATCTCCCTACGGAATGGCTTCTCATTTAGGAAGTTATTACGCCCTATTAGATGCAGTCCCATCATCTTATCCCGCTCAGGATACATATAAAGCAATGCATAGTGTTTATGACAATACTATTTATGAAAGTACAGAAAAATGGGTTCAATGTTATAAAGAAATATCACAGAAGCCTGAATTAATAGCTCCACATAAGGGTGAAACCCTATCTTGGGATTTACAAATAACGGGGCTTTTTATAATTGTAAATTTTATATATTATCTTTTATGGGAATGGATATTTCGCGCATCACTAGGCAAATTTCTATGTGGACTTACTGTTGCTTCCGATAATAATCAACCAACAACAGAAAAAGAAATTATCAAACGCTGTTTCTTATTACTACTCTTAATGATAGCCGCAGTAGGTCTAAGATTTACTTTCGACATCAATTATTACATGACTATTTTATTGTTTTTCCTGATTGTAGACACATCTGTAATCATAAAAGGGAAATCATTAATTGATATTATGACTAACACATATATCACAAAAAGAAAAATCTATAAAAACGAAAATCTTAAATAA